A genomic stretch from Saccharomyces paradoxus chromosome XVI, complete sequence includes:
- the SUV3 gene encoding ATP-dependent RNA helicase SUV3 (ATP-dependent RNA helicase~similar to YPL029W), whose amino-acid sequence MTLVKYSTIAFPLRSFRLFIFVKKALYHNEPHSIDPFHDKNWIVKRPKFLNLPKNEHSKLDIFQFNFNKSKSNNVYLRDPLFRDNLDKAMQIIYNEKLSSLDAKQVPIKNLAWLKLRDSIYQQLEDPKQQTKNYVPSISEIIHPSSPGNLISLLINCNKIGNSVWKSILKNGQSNNISTLDKFIHVLQQTFDHMYEQEILPMMTNTDDTDGAHNVDITNPAEWFSEARKIRRHIIMHIGPTNSGKTYRALQKLKSVDRGYYAGPLRLLAREVYDRFQSEKVRCNLLTGEEVIRDLDDKGNPAGLTSGTVEMVPINQKFDVVVLDEIQMMSDADRGWAWTNALLGVVSKEVHLCGEKSVLPLVKSIVKMTGDKLTINEYERLGKLSVEDKPVKDGIKGLRKGDCVVAFSKKKILDLKLKIEKDTNLKVAVIYGSLPPETRVQQAALFNNGEYDIMVASDAIGMGLNLSIDRVVFTTNMKYNGEELMEMTSSQIKQIGGRAGRFKSKSTSGGVPQGLITSFESKVLKSVRKAIESPIEYLKTAVTWPTDEICAQLMTQFPPGTPTSDLLQTISDELERSSDNLFTLSDLKSKLKVIGLFEHMEDIPFFDKLKLSNAPVKDMPMVTKAFTKFCETIAKRHTRGLLSYRLPFNLLDYNCIPNESYSLEVYESLYNIITLYFWLSNRYPNYFIDMESAKDLKYFCEMIIFEKLDRLKKNPYAHKPFGSTRGQFPSSRGRLRT is encoded by the coding sequence ATGACGCTTGTCAAATACAGCACGATTGCTTTCCCACTCCGATCATTTCGGCTGTTTATATTCGTCAAGAAGGCACTTTACCACAACGAGCCGCATAGTATTGACCCTTTTCATGATAAAAATTGGATTGTCAAAAGACCTAAATTCCTCAATTTACCCAAAAATGAACATTCAAAATTAGATATATTCCAGTTTAATTTCAATAAGTCCAAAAGCAATAATGTGTATCTACGGGATCCATTATTCAGAGATAACCTTGACAAAGCGATGCAAATTATCTATAACGAAAAATTGTCGTCCTTGGATGCCAAACAAGTACCAATAAAGAATCTTGCTTGGTTAAAATTAAGGGATTCTATATACCAACAACTTGAAGATCCGAAGCAGCAAACCAAAAATTATGTACCTTCGATAAGCGAGATTATACATCCTTCATCTCCAGGTAATTTAATTTCACTGCTGATAAATTGCAATAAAATCGGCAATTCAGTCTGGAAAtctattttaaaaaatggcCAAAGCAACAATATAAGCACACTAGATAAATTTATTCACGTCCTCCAACAGACCTTCGACCATATGTACGAGCAGGAGATACTACCTATGATGACAAATACTGATGATACAGATGGTGCTCACAACGTCGACATAACGAATCCAGCGGAATGGTTTTCAGAGGCAAGGAAGATTAGAAGGCATATAATCATGCATATTGGGCCCACGAATTCAGGCAAGACCTATAGAGCGTTACAGAAATTGAAATCCGTGGACCGCGGATACTACGCAGGGCCGCTAAGATTACTAGCAAGGGAAGTATATGATAGGTTTCAGAGTGAAAAGGTCAGGTGCAATTTGCTGACTGGGGAGGAAGTTATTCGTGACTTGGACGATAAAGGAAATCCGGCAGGACTAACATCAGGTACAGTAGAAATGGTGCcaataaatcaaaaatttgatgttgttgttcttgATGAGATTCAAATGATGTCTGATGCGGATCGTGGCTGGGCTTGGACAAATGCACTGTTGGGTGTAGTTTCCAAAGAGGTCCATCTTTGTGGTGAGAAGAGTGTTCTGCCTCTGGTTAAAAGCATAGTTAAAATGACTGGTGATAAACTAACAATCAATGAATATGAGAGATTAGGGAAGTTAAGTGTTGAAGACAAACCTGTCAAAGATGGCATCAAGGGTTTACGCAAGGGAGATTGCGTAGTTGCATTTtctaagaagaaaatattggaTCTCAAACTAAAGATAGAGAAGGACACCAACTTGAAAGTTGCCGTAATTTATGGTTCTTTACCTCCCGAAACACGTGTTCAACAAGCTGCCCTATTTAACAATGGAGAATATGATATAATGGTAGCATCAGATGCTATCGGTATGGGTTTGAATCTGTCTATTGACAGAGTTGTATTTACAACAAACATGAAATATAATGGTGAAGAACTAATGGAAATGACTTCTTCTCAAATCAAACAAATAGGCGGTCGCGCAGGAAGATTCAAATCCAAGTCTACCTCCGGAGGTGTTCCTCAAGGTTTAATCACTAGTTTCGAATCaaaggttttgaaaagtgtAAGAAAAGCTATAGAGTCACCCATTGAATATTTAAAAACCGCAGTTACATGGCCTACAGATGAAATATGTGCTCAATTAATGACGCAATTTCCACCAGGTACGCCGACCAGTGACCTCTTACAAACTATTTCAGATGAGCTAGAGAGAAGTTCCGACAACTTGTTCACGTTATCTGATTTAAAGAGCAAACTGAAAGTTATCGGCCTATTCGAGCACATGGAAgatattccatttttcGACAAGCTGAAACTAAGTAATGCGCCCGTAAAGGACATGCCTATGGTCACAAAGGCGTTCACCAAGTTCTGTGAGACGATAGCAAAAAGGCACACAAGAGGACTATTGTCGTACCGATTACCCTTTAACCTACTGGACTACAATTGTATACCTAATGAGAGTTATTCACTAGAGGTTTATGAATCATTGTACAATATTATTACACTATACTTCTGGCTCAGTAACAGGTACCCAAACTATTTCATCGACATGGAATCTGCCAAAGATTTGAAGTATTTCTGTGAAATGATTATTTTCGAGAAACTTGATcgattgaagaagaatccTTACGCACATAAGCCCTTTGGCTCCACAAGGGGCCAGTTCCCATCTTCGAGAGGAAGATTGCGTACATAA
- the RMI1 gene encoding Rmi1p (Subunit of the RecQ (Sgs1p) - Topo III (Top3p) complex~similar to YPL024W), with translation MLQSGMSSSSILSQDITDDITPPAYSATLGSREQLVFKAYQNEPWLAGTALDLILDKKLIVVDRELLFQVLMVENITKSKLTQIDDIKTRLDPKKQKVDRLRSGPQGNGGKKYEVITQVDMEDDGNLTENNCANNNNNNNNGSAAKNKAVFKLTLQSKSGDVFFAINATPISWSSCTLGSKIVILPGTVFNRGVFILKDSQVIFLGGINRVWNENRDQKFCDYLESKLQRDKQFVNGGSKKRKAND, from the coding sequence ATGTTACAGAGTGGAATGTCTTCCTCATCTATCTTATCACAGGACATTACAGATGACATTACACCACCAGCATATTCCGCCACGTTGGGCTCAAGAGAACAGCTTGTTTTCAAGGCTTATCAAAATGAACCTTGGTTGGCTGGTACAGCTTTGGATCTTATCTTAGATAAAAAACTTATTGTTGTAGACAGAGAACTGTTGTTCCAGGTGCTAATGGTGGAGAATATCACCAAATCCAAGCTAACACAGATCGATGACATAAAAACCAGGTTGGATCcgaaaaaacaaaaagtgGATAGACTACGATCAGGCCCGCAAGGAAATGGCGGTAAGAAGTATGAGGTCATCACTCAGGTGGACATGGAAGATGACGGGAACTTGACGGAAAACAACTGCgccaacaataacaataataataataatggcagCGCcgccaaaaataaagcaGTGTTTAAATTGACGCTACAAAGTAAATCGGGCGATGTATTCTTTGCTATTAACGCAACTCCAATATCTTGGAGCTCTTGTACGTTGGGTTCGAAAATTGTGATATTGCCAGGAACTGTGTTCAATAGAGGCGTTTTCATATTGAAGGACTCGCAAGTCATTTTTCTCGGCGGCATTAACAGAGTTTGGAATGAAAATAGAGATCAGAAATTCTGTGACTACTTGGAATCTAAATTACAACGTGACAAACAATTTGTGAACGGCGGCTccaagaaaaggaaagccAATGATTAG
- the SKS1 gene encoding putative serine/threonine protein kinase SKS1 (serine/threonine protein kinase~similar to YPL026C) — MLSDCLLNNFRITAQIGSGAYGLVFHVVDILTSREYAVKTVFKSSSMDEFYNKNGLNNNSQVARTTLLQTQLYHFFKSFQKKLFLPSVDLDSILQLTENELNRLPHYREIAFQLKVQSHGNIVKIHQVLESSIATFIVMDYYDRDLFTSIVDDKHFVNDGVLIKKVFLQLCSALDHCHRLGIYHCDIKPENVLLDRNDNAYLCDFGLSTKSKYLAPNVCVGSSYYMAPERILYCLNTTTNGIHVDECCSSLPTDTGDIWSLGIILINLTCIRNPWLKAHQKEDNTFHHFANDNNVLKKILPVSDELFTVLTKILQLNPYTRVDVKTLMSEVSSLTSFTREGPLSQVPILSSEVYMTHIIRNENLYLDDLSHFAADREQQQEQKQEQEQEQEQEQQQEEEEAEPESDIPSTYNSDGSMEKYEYTNNNNNNTFLSSSMDSTPYQSDIDDIGASKDCKFQQDTLRNRLLCLQMNFSTLTDGPNEKWLPDY; from the coding sequence ATGCTGTCAGACTGCTTGCTGAACAACTTCAGGATAACGGCTCAAATAGGGTCGGGTGCGTATGGGCTAGTGTTCCATGTAGTGGACATACTAACCAGCCGTGAATATGCTGTGAAAACAGTCTTCAAATCATCCTCGATGGATGAATTTTACAATAAGAACGGTTTAAACAACAACTCTCAAGTGGCACGAACCACTCTTCTACAAACACAGCTGtatcatttcttcaaaagtttccaaaagaaattgttcCTTCCTTCCGTTGACCTAGATTCGATATTACAGTTGACAGAGAATGAACTAAATAGACTACCACACTACAGGGAGATTGCTTTCCAATTAAAAGTGCAGTCTCACGGGAATATCGTGAAGATTCACCAAGTTTTAGAATCTTCTATCGCTACTTTCATAGTGATGGATTATTACGACAGGGACCTTTTCACCTCGATAGTGGATGATAAGCATTTTGTTAATGATGGTGTTTTGATTAAGAAAGTTTTTCTACAACTTTGCTCTGCATTGGACCACTGTCACCGTCTCGGTATATATCATTGTGATATCAAACCGGAAAATGTCCTACTAGATCGTAACGATAACGCTTATCTCTGCGATTTCGGGCTTTCCACTAAATCTAAATATTTGGCTCCTAATGTGTGCGTAGGAAGTTCATACTATATGGCTCCAGAAAGAATACTGTATTGTTTAAATACCACAACAAACGGCATACACGTCGACGAATGCTGTTCGAGCCTCCCCACGGATACAGGAGACATATGGTCTTTAGGCATCATTCTGATCAACCTAACCTGCATCAGAAACCCATGGTTGAAAGCTCACCAAAAGGAAGATAACACGTTTCATCATTTTGCTAACGATAATAATGTCCTTAAGAAAATTCTACCTGTATCAGATGAGCTGTTCACTGTGTTGACTAAAATTTTACAGTTGAATCCGTATACAAGAGTTGATGTGAAAACTTTGATGTCGGAAGTTTCCTCTCTTACTTCCTTCACCAGAGAAGGGCCTTTATCTCAAGTTCCAATCCTATCGAGCGAGGTGTATATGACGCATATTATAAGGAATGAAAACCTATATTTGGATGATTTATCACATTTTGCTGCAGACAGAGAACAGCAGcaagaacaaaaacaggaacaagaacaagaacaagaacaagagcagcaacaagaagaggaagaagctGAACCAGAGAGTGATATTCCATCAACTTACAATAGTGACGGGAGTATGGAAAAGTATGAATACactaacaataacaataacaataccTTTTTAAGTTCGTCGATGGACAGTACACCTTACCAAtctgatattgatgatattgGTGCTTCCAAAGATTGCAAATTCCAACAAGATACATTGAGAAATAGGCTATTATGCTTacaaatgaatttttccacTTTAACAGACGGTCCAAATGAGAAATGGTTACCAGATTATTGA
- the ERG10 gene encoding acetyl-CoA C-acetyltransferase (Acetyl-CoA C-acetyltransferase (acetoacetyl-CoA thiolase)~similar to YPL028W), translated as MSQNVYIVSTARTPIGSFQGSLSSKTAVELGAVALKGALAKVPELDVSKDFDEIIFGNVLSANLGQAPARQVALAAGLSNHIVASTVNKVCASAMKAIILGAQSIKCGNADVVVAGGCESMTNAPYYMPAARAGAKFGQSVLVDGVERDGLNDAYDGLAMGVHAEKCARDWDITREQQDNFAIESYQKSQQSQKEGKFDNEIVPVTIKGFRGKPDTQVTKDEEPARLHVEKLRSARTVFQRENGTVTAANASPINDGAAAVILVSEKILKEKNLKPLAIVKGWGEAAHQPADFTWAPSLAVPKALKHAGIEDISSVDYFEFNEAFSVVGLVNTKILKLDPSKVNVYGGAVALGHPLGCSGARVVVTLLSILQQEGGKIGVAAICNGGGGASSIVIEKI; from the coding sequence ATGTCTCAGAACGTTTACATTGTATCGACCGCCAGAACCCCAATTGGTTCATTCCAAGGTTCTCTATCTTCCAAGACAGCTGTGGAATTGGGTGCTGTTGCTTTGAAGGGAGCCTTGGCTAAGGTCCCAGAATTGGATGTATCCAAGGATTTTGACGAAATTATTTTTGGTAACGTTCTTTCTGCCAATTTGGGCCAGGCCCCAGCCAGGCAAGTTGCTTTGGCCGCTGGTTTGAGTAACCATATCGTTGCAAGCACAGTTAACAAGGTGTGTGCATCTGCTATGAAGGCAATCATTTTGGGTGCTCAATCCATTAAATGTGGTAATGCTGATGTTGTCGTGGCTGGTGGATGTGAGTCTATGACCAACGCTCCATACTACATGCCAGCAGCCCGTGCCGGTGCTAAATTTGGCCAAAGTGTTCTTGTCGACGGTGTTGAAAGAGATGGGTTGAACGATGCGTATGATGGCCTAGCCATGGGTGTACACGCAGAAAAGTGTGCTCGTGATTGGGATATTACCAGAGAACAACAAGACAACTTTGCCATCGAATCCTATCAAAAATCTCAACAATCTCAAAAGGAAGGTAAATTTGACAATGAAATTGTACCAGTTACCATTAAGGGATTTAGAGGCAAGCCTGATACTCAAGTTACTAAGGATGAGGAACCTGCTAGATTacatgttgaaaaattgagatCTGCAAGAActgtttttcaaagagaaaacGGTACTGTCACTGCCGCCAATGCTTCTCCAATCAACGATGGTGCTGCAGCTGTTATTTTGgtttctgaaaaaattctaaaggaaaagaatttgaagCCTTTAGCTATCGTCAAGGGTTGGGGTGAGGCCGCTCATCAACCAGCTGACTTCACATGGGCTCCATCTCTTGCAGTTCCAAAGGCTTTGAAACATGCCGGCATCGAAGATATTAGTTCCGTTGATTACTTTGAATTCAATGAAGCTTTTTCAGTCGTCGGTTTGGTCAACACCAAGATTTTGAAGCTAGACCCATCTAAGGTTAATGTATACGGTGGCGCTGTTGCTTTAGGCCATCCATTGGGTTGTTCTGGTGCCAGAGTGGTCGTTACTCTACTATCCATTTTACAACAAGAGGGAGGTAAGATCGGTGTTGCCGCCATCTGCaatggtggtggtggtgctTCATCTATtgtcattgaaaagatATGA
- the SMA1 gene encoding Sma1p (similar to YPL027W), with the protein MTCTNGDPDKHLEMVSVKHLFQNSISRHESSAGKRFSKSLGRFFKQNAVSKTHRTETGNHNIELKKKDGVTLLPPVSESLLHKVNYWLETFFSPAKKMQIEENKIVINEKEIRDSVSYYPDKNGGSVVFCCLPDLVLYYKPPIKVTGKQCPIKRSPWESMEIQYQKFMYPLERLERQFEEVPFRPWYFAMRLKELYRCCERSFTNAANRGKARLLRGKQRTKKSYHETVNLVSMKICTYPNAPSPR; encoded by the coding sequence atgaCATGCACTAATGGTGATCCTGATAAACATCTCGAAATGGTGAGTGTAAAGCATTTGTTCCAGAATTCGATATCCAGGCATGAATCTAGCGCTGGTAAAcgattttcaaaatccCTTGGTAGATTCTTCAAGCAGAATGCTGTTTCGAAAACTCATAGAACTGAAACGGGAAATCACAACAtagagttgaaaaaaaaagatggcGTTACTTTACTGCCTCCTGTCTCCGAATCATTATTACATAAAGTCAATTATTGGCTcgaaacttttttttctcccgCTAAGAAGATGCAAatcgaagaaaataagatcgttattaatgaaaaagagaTTCGAGATTCGGTTTCTTACTATCCTGATAAGAATGGAGGAAGTGTTGTGTTTTGTTGCTTGCCCGACCTTGTGTTATATTATAAGCCGCCAATAAAAGTAACAGGCAAGCAATGTCCAATAAAGAGAAGTCCTTGGGAATCGATGGAGATCCAATATCAAAAGTTTATGTATCCCTTGGAAAGGCTAGAGAGACAGTTTGAGGAAGTTCCTTTTAGGCCCTGGTATTTCGCAATGCGATTAAAGGAACTTTATAGATGCTGTGAAAGGTCTTTTACTAACGCGGCAAATAGAGGTAAGGCAAGGTTATTGCGCGGGAAGCAAAGAACGAAAAAATCGTATCATGAAACTGTCAACTTAGTCTCAATGAAGATTTGCACTTATCCAAATGCACCATCACCTCGGTGA